A part of Winslowiella toletana genomic DNA contains:
- a CDS encoding LLM class flavin-dependent oxidoreductase: MKNIGFLSFGHWTPSPQSGTRSAADALLQSIDLAVAAEELGADGAYFRVHHFARQLASPFPLLAAVAARTRSIEIGTGVIDMRYENPLYMAESASAADLISGGRLQLGISRGSPEQVIDGWRYFGYQPAEGETDADMGRRHTEALLEVLRGEGFARPNPQPMFPNPPGLLRTEPFSAGLRDRIWWGAGSNATAVWAAKLGMNLQSSTLKDDETGEAFHVQQAQQIRAYRAAWAEAGHTRTPRVSVSRSIFALMDDRDRAYFGRGGEEGDKVGYLDEKTRAIFGRSYAAEPELLIKQLKQDEAIAEADTLLLTVPNQLGVDYNAHVIESILQHIAPAMGWRS, from the coding sequence ATGAAGAACATTGGATTTCTGTCGTTTGGTCACTGGACGCCTTCACCACAATCAGGCACCCGTTCGGCCGCCGACGCGCTGTTGCAATCTATTGATCTTGCTGTCGCAGCTGAAGAGCTGGGCGCCGATGGCGCCTATTTCCGCGTGCATCATTTTGCCCGTCAGCTGGCTTCCCCTTTCCCGTTATTGGCTGCGGTTGCCGCACGTACCCGTAGCATTGAAATTGGTACAGGCGTTATCGATATGCGCTATGAAAATCCGCTGTATATGGCCGAAAGCGCCAGCGCCGCCGACCTGATTTCCGGTGGCCGCCTGCAACTGGGCATCAGCCGAGGTTCGCCGGAGCAGGTGATCGACGGCTGGCGTTATTTTGGTTATCAGCCTGCTGAAGGTGAGACCGATGCCGATATGGGCCGACGTCATACCGAGGCGCTGCTGGAGGTGCTGCGTGGCGAAGGCTTTGCCAGACCTAACCCGCAGCCAATGTTTCCCAATCCGCCAGGACTGTTGCGTACCGAACCTTTCTCGGCGGGGCTGCGCGATCGCATCTGGTGGGGCGCTGGCTCAAATGCCACTGCGGTGTGGGCGGCGAAGCTGGGCATGAATCTGCAAAGCTCGACGCTGAAAGATGACGAAACCGGTGAAGCATTCCATGTGCAGCAGGCGCAGCAGATCCGCGCTTACCGTGCAGCATGGGCTGAGGCGGGTCATACGCGTACCCCACGGGTGTCGGTCAGCCGCAGCATCTTCGCACTGATGGACGATCGCGATCGGGCTTATTTTGGCCGTGGCGGAGAGGAAGGGGATAAGGTGGGCTATCTCGACGAGAAAACCCGGGCGATCTTTGGCCGTAGCTATGCCGCCGAACCGGAACTGCTGATCAAACAGCTGAAGCAGGATGAAGCGATTGCCGAGGCGGATACCCTGCTGTTAACGGTGCCGAATCAGCTGGGCGTTGACTATAACGCGCATGTGATTGAATCGATCCTGCAACATATTGCCCCGGCAATGGGCTGGCGTTCGTAA
- a CDS encoding ABC transporter substrate-binding protein, giving the protein MGGIATVEAATPADALLIGQVAEPQSLDPQVATAANDSRILVNVYDGLVRNGAGKLDIEPALATSWQISPDGLTYRFQLRENVRFQDGTPFNADAAKFTFQRMLDQQNPWHNTGPFPLSFFFSSIKSIDTPDEHTLVFHLKEPFAPLLSNLATPTGLIVSPAAVKKYGKDFGRHPVGTGAFQFAEWQASQRVVVTANSAYWDGKPAVNTVVFRPITDGNTRVAEMLSGGIDAMVEVPPDTVKLFAKKSKRFRLYETTGPHVWYVMLNTRVPPFNDLRVRQAVNYAVNKQSLVDNILQGSAGVADGPIPAAFHWATSQEVTAYPYDPAKARQLLKAAGAEGATLTFYVTEGGSGMLDPVPMATAIQADLKAVGLNVNIKTYEWNTYLSKVNAGLDNQTNMAEMAWMTNDPDTLPFLTLRSDAWPQKGGFNSGYYSNPQVDKLLEQARLTTDNAARGQLYRQVQQRVHNDAPWIFVASWKQNAVTSTRIGHFSLQPNFNLLLNRVTKQ; this is encoded by the coding sequence ATGGGTGGCATCGCCACCGTCGAGGCCGCCACGCCTGCAGATGCCCTGCTGATTGGCCAGGTGGCGGAGCCGCAATCGCTCGATCCGCAGGTGGCAACTGCGGCCAATGACTCGCGTATTCTGGTGAATGTCTATGATGGCCTGGTGCGTAATGGCGCAGGCAAGCTGGATATTGAACCGGCGCTGGCCACCAGCTGGCAGATTAGCCCGGATGGCCTCACTTATCGTTTCCAGCTGCGCGAGAACGTGCGCTTTCAGGATGGCACGCCGTTTAATGCCGATGCGGCAAAATTTACCTTCCAGCGCATGCTGGATCAGCAGAATCCCTGGCATAATACCGGCCCGTTCCCGCTGTCGTTCTTCTTCTCATCGATAAAATCGATCGACACCCCTGACGAACATACGCTGGTATTTCACCTCAAGGAGCCGTTTGCGCCGCTGCTCTCTAACCTCGCCACGCCAACCGGCCTGATCGTTTCACCTGCGGCGGTAAAAAAATATGGCAAGGATTTTGGCCGTCATCCGGTGGGCACTGGCGCGTTTCAGTTCGCTGAATGGCAGGCCAGCCAGCGTGTGGTGGTCACGGCAAACAGCGCTTACTGGGACGGTAAACCGGCGGTCAATACCGTGGTATTCCGCCCGATTACCGATGGCAATACGCGCGTGGCGGAGATGCTCTCCGGCGGGATCGATGCGATGGTGGAAGTACCGCCCGATACGGTGAAACTGTTTGCCAAAAAAAGCAAACGCTTCCGTCTGTATGAAACCACTGGCCCCCACGTCTGGTATGTGATGCTGAATACCCGGGTGCCGCCGTTTAATGATCTGCGGGTGCGCCAGGCGGTGAATTACGCGGTGAATAAGCAGTCGCTGGTGGATAATATTTTACAAGGCTCGGCTGGCGTGGCCGACGGCCCGATACCCGCCGCCTTTCACTGGGCCACCAGTCAGGAGGTTACCGCTTATCCTTACGATCCGGCCAAAGCCCGCCAGCTGCTGAAAGCTGCCGGTGCCGAAGGCGCGACGCTGACGTTTTACGTCACGGAAGGCGGCTCAGGGATGCTGGATCCGGTACCAATGGCCACCGCCATTCAGGCGGATTTAAAAGCGGTCGGGCTGAATGTCAATATCAAAACTTATGAGTGGAATACCTATCTGTCGAAGGTCAATGCCGGACTTGATAACCAGACTAATATGGCGGAAATGGCGTGGATGACCAACGATCCCGATACTCTGCCATTCCTCACCCTGCGCAGCGATGCCTGGCCGCAAAAAGGCGGCTTTAACTCCGGTTATTACAGCAATCCGCAGGTCGACAAGCTGCTGGAACAGGCGCGTCTCACCACCGACAACGCCGCGCGCGGCCAGTTGTATCGCCAGGTGCAGCAGCGGGTACATAACGATGCGCCGTGGATTTTTGTCGCCAGCTGGAAGCAGAATGCGGTGACCTCAACCCGCATCGGCCACTTTTCCCTGCAACCCAACTTCAATCTGTTACTCAACCGGGTGACGAAACAGTGA
- a CDS encoding helix-turn-helix transcriptional regulator, whose amino-acid sequence MNTQRPARQEQHFSVANFLDYGQRHGIDYRFPSLMDPVARPAQHTVVQGHVDEILLPSGISVTCSDLRVLEPYETTSVGSSPLYILVMVEGSVNLWLNGEAQYMQPGMALATCIGEQLVLNARHQQDQHLVTISLGIQPGRFHPRSEIATLLTAWQQKNPASAVWRIPDHLLTGLRCVLQPCANPVARQLMLEGLLLQLLAQQLLAPSLPDTHVIPDNQIILPPGERSRLEQVRQLLSDSPEHPHTLDALARIAAMSPSSLRCKFRQTYGDSVFNYLRDCRLALARRYLQQGHSVQQAAWMSGYQHASNFATAFRRRYGVAPSALHSA is encoded by the coding sequence ATGAACACACAGCGACCCGCACGGCAGGAACAGCATTTCTCTGTGGCGAACTTTCTTGATTATGGTCAACGCCACGGCATTGATTACCGTTTTCCGTCGCTGATGGATCCGGTTGCGCGCCCGGCGCAACATACTGTGGTGCAGGGTCATGTTGATGAAATTTTACTGCCGTCAGGCATCAGTGTGACCTGCTCGGATCTGCGCGTGCTGGAACCTTATGAAACCACCTCCGTCGGCAGCTCTCCGCTCTATATTCTGGTGATGGTTGAAGGCAGCGTAAATTTGTGGCTGAACGGCGAAGCGCAATATATGCAGCCCGGTATGGCGCTGGCCACCTGCATCGGTGAACAGCTGGTGCTGAATGCCCGTCATCAGCAGGATCAACATCTGGTGACCATCTCCCTCGGCATCCAGCCCGGGCGTTTTCATCCGCGCTCGGAAATCGCCACCCTGCTGACCGCCTGGCAGCAAAAAAATCCTGCGTCAGCCGTGTGGCGGATACCCGATCATCTGTTAACCGGGCTGCGTTGTGTGCTGCAACCCTGCGCGAACCCGGTGGCGCGTCAGCTGATGCTGGAGGGATTGCTGCTGCAACTGCTGGCGCAACAGCTGCTGGCGCCGTCGCTTCCTGACACTCACGTAATCCCGGACAACCAGATTATCCTGCCGCCAGGCGAGCGCAGCCGGCTGGAGCAGGTACGCCAGTTACTGTCAGATTCTCCCGAACATCCCCATACGCTGGATGCGCTGGCGCGTATCGCCGCCATGAGTCCCAGCAGCCTGCGCTGCAAATTCCGTCAGACCTATGGCGACTCGGTGTTTAACTATCTGCGCGATTGTCGGCTGGCGCTGGCGCGGCGTTATTTACAGCAAGGACACAGCGTGCAGCAGGCGGCATGGATGTCCGGCTACCAGCATGCCAGCAATTTCGCCACCGCCTTTCGCCGCCGCTACGGGGTTGCGCCCAGCGCGCTGCACTCCGCTTAA
- a CDS encoding ABC transporter permease: MSLESTVTAPQSRRTPPFGGNRLTRRIAERLLGGVLVLWAAISLAFLGVHLAPGDIVSLLVGEQIATPQIEAAIRAEWGLDQPLWWQYLHYLWRLLHGDLGRSYILNTDVSQLLLSQLWPTLKLTLAALLVSLIFAVGVAVATAHRRWGRRIANGIELLLASMPSFWLGLVLLAIFSFTLRWFPVAGDRHLSALVLPALSLGLAQGAVVAQVLRRGLEQALDEPFTLTLRAWGIGERRIRLRHALRHAALPAVTLTGWLIGGLLSGAVITEQVFGRPGLGKLTVDAVLAKDLPVVLAVAIFSALIYVLMSTLVDILYLLIDPRLRQGPGEARR, translated from the coding sequence ATGAGTCTGGAGAGCACAGTTACCGCACCGCAGTCGCGTCGCACGCCCCCTTTTGGCGGCAATAGATTAACCCGACGCATCGCTGAACGCCTGCTGGGCGGCGTGCTGGTGTTATGGGCGGCGATCAGTCTGGCATTTCTCGGCGTGCATCTGGCGCCCGGCGATATTGTCAGCCTGCTGGTTGGCGAGCAGATCGCCACGCCGCAGATTGAAGCGGCGATCCGCGCCGAGTGGGGGCTGGATCAGCCGCTGTGGTGGCAATATCTGCACTATTTGTGGCGGCTGCTGCATGGCGATCTGGGGCGCTCTTATATCCTCAATACCGATGTCAGTCAGCTGCTGCTGTCACAGCTGTGGCCGACGCTGAAACTGACGCTGGCGGCGCTGCTGGTTAGCCTGATCTTTGCCGTTGGGGTCGCGGTGGCGACTGCCCACCGGCGCTGGGGACGGCGTATTGCTAACGGCATTGAACTGCTGCTGGCCTCCATGCCATCGTTCTGGCTTGGACTGGTGCTGCTGGCGATTTTTAGCTTCACACTGCGCTGGTTTCCGGTGGCGGGGGATCGGCATCTGTCGGCACTGGTACTACCCGCGCTGTCGCTGGGGCTGGCGCAGGGGGCGGTGGTGGCGCAGGTATTGCGACGCGGGCTGGAACAGGCACTGGATGAGCCTTTTACCCTGACGCTGCGCGCCTGGGGGATAGGTGAGCGCCGTATCCGTCTGCGTCATGCCCTGCGTCATGCAGCGCTACCGGCGGTGACCCTGACCGGCTGGCTAATTGGCGGCCTGCTGAGCGGCGCGGTGATCACTGAACAGGTGTTTGGCCGTCCTGGACTGGGCAAGCTGACGGTCGACGCGGTGCTGGCAAAGGATCTGCCGGTTGTGCTGGCGGTAGCGATCTTCTCGGCGCTGATCTATGTGCTGATGAGCACGCTGGTGGATATTCTCTACCTGCTGATTGACCCGCGTTTACGGCAGGGGCCAGGGGAGGCGCGCCGATGA
- a CDS encoding GNAT family N-acetyltransferase, with product MDSTIQIAKPQDAEEIYNLLQRAYAALLDLNVNFTITRASVDVVQKAIREETVLVLRQQREAIATVTVRLPQGDNPAGLPALPFIHWFAVAPEYKRQGFGDQILTWAEKNLLTEKLKAPAVYLATAIKHPWLTQLYQKRGYHCFYHKVNPLGEELVYLKKDLPPLN from the coding sequence ATGGACAGCACCATTCAGATTGCTAAACCACAAGATGCGGAAGAGATATATAACCTGCTGCAACGCGCTTATGCAGCACTGCTGGATCTGAATGTAAACTTCACCATTACCCGCGCCTCTGTTGATGTGGTGCAGAAAGCCATCCGCGAAGAGACAGTGCTGGTGTTGCGTCAGCAGAGAGAAGCCATCGCTACCGTCACCGTCCGCCTGCCACAAGGGGACAACCCCGCCGGACTGCCGGCGCTGCCTTTTATTCACTGGTTTGCGGTTGCGCCGGAATATAAACGTCAGGGATTTGGCGATCAGATATTAACCTGGGCCGAAAAGAATTTATTAACCGAAAAGCTTAAAGCCCCCGCAGTCTATTTAGCAACGGCAATTAAACATCCCTGGCTGACCCAGCTCTATCAGAAACGTGGTTATCACTGTTTTTACCATAAGGTGAATCCACTGGGTGAAGAGCTGGTCTATCTGAAAAAAGATCTTCCGCCATTAAATTAA
- a CDS encoding DUF1028 domain-containing protein, which produces MTFSIVARDPVTGALGVATATAGPAVGALVVHGSASSGAIATQAMTNPLYGIRGLALLRKGICASETLKLLLATDADAARRQVMIIDRYGDIAHWSGKQCGEFAASQQGATCAVGGNLLSGINTLNQMLNSFQTRNDLTFADRLLAAMQAGAAAGGDRRGLKSAALKIWHDREYASVDLRADWSDAPLEMLEEILRQTRQPPHADFFAALPKGKVE; this is translated from the coding sequence ATGACTTTTTCGATAGTCGCGCGTGATCCCGTTACCGGCGCGCTGGGTGTGGCCACTGCCACGGCGGGTCCGGCGGTGGGTGCGCTGGTGGTGCATGGCAGCGCCAGCAGTGGAGCGATAGCGACTCAGGCGATGACCAATCCGCTATACGGTATTCGTGGCCTGGCGTTGTTGCGTAAAGGCATTTGCGCCAGTGAGACGTTGAAGCTGCTGCTGGCGACTGATGCCGATGCCGCACGACGGCAGGTGATGATCATTGATCGTTACGGCGATATTGCGCACTGGAGCGGTAAGCAGTGCGGTGAATTTGCCGCCAGCCAGCAGGGTGCAACCTGTGCGGTGGGCGGCAATCTGCTAAGCGGGATCAATACCCTGAACCAGATGTTAAACAGTTTTCAGACGCGGAACGATCTGACTTTTGCCGACCGGCTGCTGGCGGCGATGCAGGCCGGGGCCGCTGCCGGTGGCGATCGTCGCGGGCTGAAATCGGCGGCATTAAAAATCTGGCATGATCGCGAGTACGCCAGTGTCGATTTGCGTGCCGACTGGTCGGATGCACCGCTGGAAATGCTGGAGGAAATTTTGCGCCAGACGCGTCAGCCGCCGCATGCGGATTTCTTTGCAGCGCTGCCGAAAGGTAAGGTGGAGTGA
- a CDS encoding ABC transporter substrate-binding protein: MKANYLQSALVIACALGISHFSFAAEQPRNGGTLTWGIETEPNTFNPQLNGQSKAELILRVAWESLLARKADGDYVPWLAESYQVSDDGKTFSFKLRKDVSFSNGEKFNAQAVAQNFLHTQDAAYCAGSSLCAMGARIASVETPDDFTLVIRLKQTYTPFLSFAASLKQLSPASWRSTQLKAGGKEIAGTGPFILESYEKGQQVTFVKNPHYNWAPAVTKHQGPAYLDKVIYRFLPESSVRSGALLSGQVDVIEGISGNDATEFKDNDDFTYQHALNTGTPYSLFLNVDYGPTRELHVRQALLQGLDIDPILKSVYRGERTRAWGITSPVDPLYDKGLEQKYGNQPDKANQLLDEAGWTVRDSAGFRTKAGKRLSVEIIQAQATVRDQRDVLLQAIQAQARQRLGVELNIRYVDSGTYAEVRKSGQFGSIANSNTETDGIDIENHYRPVNAGGSINYSRVNSPQIQYWLDEASRTLDTAKRRSLYGQLQQYALPEQAVAVPLYEPEDQIAAASYVHGVGFRSYKQMPENAYDVWLSDH; the protein is encoded by the coding sequence ATGAAAGCCAATTATTTGCAATCTGCGCTGGTTATTGCCTGCGCGCTGGGGATCAGCCATTTTTCGTTTGCCGCCGAACAACCACGTAATGGCGGCACGCTGACCTGGGGCATTGAGACTGAACCCAATACCTTTAACCCGCAGCTGAACGGACAATCAAAGGCCGAACTGATCTTACGCGTCGCCTGGGAATCATTGCTGGCGCGTAAAGCCGATGGCGATTATGTGCCCTGGCTGGCGGAAAGTTATCAGGTCAGCGATGACGGCAAAACTTTCAGCTTTAAGCTGCGCAAGGATGTCAGTTTTTCCAACGGGGAAAAATTTAACGCTCAGGCGGTAGCACAGAACTTTCTGCATACTCAGGATGCCGCTTACTGCGCTGGATCCAGCCTGTGCGCCATGGGGGCGCGTATCGCCAGCGTGGAGACGCCCGATGACTTTACTCTGGTGATCAGGCTTAAACAGACTTACACCCCCTTTCTCTCGTTTGCGGCATCACTGAAACAGCTCTCTCCCGCCAGCTGGCGATCAACGCAACTGAAAGCGGGCGGCAAAGAGATTGCCGGCACCGGTCCGTTTATTCTGGAAAGTTATGAGAAAGGTCAGCAGGTGACCTTCGTGAAAAATCCGCATTACAACTGGGCGCCAGCGGTAACAAAGCATCAGGGGCCAGCTTACCTCGATAAAGTTATCTATCGTTTCTTGCCGGAATCATCGGTGCGCAGTGGCGCGCTGCTCTCCGGCCAGGTGGATGTGATTGAAGGGATCTCCGGCAACGACGCCACAGAGTTCAAAGATAACGACGATTTCACCTATCAGCACGCACTTAATACTGGCACCCCTTATTCGCTGTTTCTGAATGTTGACTATGGCCCGACGCGCGAATTGCACGTGCGCCAGGCGTTGCTACAGGGGCTGGATATCGATCCGATCCTGAAATCGGTTTATCGCGGCGAGCGCACGCGGGCGTGGGGCATCACGTCGCCGGTCGATCCGCTGTATGACAAGGGGCTGGAGCAGAAGTATGGCAATCAGCCGGATAAAGCGAATCAGCTACTCGACGAGGCGGGCTGGACGGTACGTGATAGCGCCGGTTTTCGCACCAAAGCGGGTAAACGTCTGAGTGTGGAGATTATCCAGGCGCAGGCCACGGTGCGCGACCAGCGCGATGTGCTGTTACAGGCCATCCAGGCGCAGGCGCGGCAGCGTCTGGGCGTGGAGCTGAATATCCGCTATGTCGATTCCGGCACCTATGCCGAAGTGCGCAAAAGCGGTCAGTTTGGTTCGATTGCTAACTCCAATACCGAAACTGATGGCATTGATATCGAAAATCACTATCGCCCGGTGAATGCCGGTGGCTCGATAAATTACAGCCGCGTTAATAGTCCGCAAATTCAGTACTGGCTGGATGAGGCTTCGCGCACGCTGGATACTGCTAAACGCCGCAGTCTCTACGGTCAGTTGCAGCAGTACGCCTTGCCTGAGCAGGCGGTGGCGGTGCCGCTGTACGAGCCGGAAGATCAGATTGCCGCCGCCAGCTATGTGCATGGCGTCGGTTTCCGCAGTTACAAACAGATGCCGGAAAACGCCTACGACGTCTGGCTCAGTGACCACTAA
- a CDS encoding TonB-dependent siderophore receptor, producing MTRHSYAHFSLLALSIAAALSSQARAATEQKTDSTMVVSAQGDGGDNSVAPYTNSATKSAVPESRTAQTIDTIGKQEIEKRHATSLNEVLRYDAGVSSEMRGSTTYMSEYKIRGFSAEHEYYNGLQLPYNVSGNTKASIDPILIEQVDVLKGPSSVLYGNASPGGLVNIQGKTPQKQQSTEVGFNSGNRNLREGYLDSTGQIADSDWNYRFIGKASASDDQPETTQYESYLLAPSATWQPSEQTRLTLDAIYQNQPSLTPSNPLPLAYLRSGYASSRDYAGDSWNGFQQRQTLLGYSFEHQFDSGWGIVQKARYATVETYQRSIYSTGTSGSNTELSRFGYTTDEDLDSFNIDNQLKKTVGLGDWTHHLLAGFDYQHLNSNFKYDYGTAYPGIDMLNPDHNQLTDDNLGLYTATKQRLSFNQAGYYLQDQLVFGGLNLVASLRYDDYRSTTTNQLDGDSKSWVDQHRVTKRLGALYQFSNGIAPYISYAEGFMPVSPQGTLTADQAKPTTSEQLEGGVKYLLANYATTLTASVFKITQKNVLTTDYTYDANSQLNYRQTGEVESRGFEFTAVSRPLDNLNLLASYAYTHAINTEDDLYQGQRATQVPENALKLWADYTFDDGILNGLMLGGGMRYQGKTAITPDNSEPAMGGNTQYDLAVAYDMGVLSPSLKGLSLKAGAQNVTNKFTYTCYSSSYCWIGRDRTWQAGLSYRF from the coding sequence ATGACCAGGCACAGTTACGCACATTTTTCCCTGCTGGCGCTCAGTATTGCCGCCGCACTTTCATCCCAGGCCCGGGCAGCAACGGAGCAGAAAACAGACAGCACGATGGTGGTTTCGGCACAGGGTGACGGCGGCGATAACAGTGTCGCGCCTTACACCAACAGCGCCACCAAATCCGCCGTGCCGGAAAGCCGCACCGCGCAAACCATCGATACCATTGGTAAGCAGGAGATCGAAAAACGCCACGCCACCTCACTGAATGAAGTGCTGCGTTATGATGCGGGCGTCTCCAGCGAAATGCGCGGCTCGACCACTTATATGAGCGAATATAAGATCCGCGGCTTCAGTGCAGAACATGAATACTATAACGGCCTGCAACTGCCGTATAACGTCAGCGGCAACACCAAAGCCAGTATTGATCCGATTCTGATTGAGCAGGTGGATGTGCTGAAAGGCCCCTCTTCCGTGCTGTACGGCAATGCATCACCCGGCGGCCTGGTCAATATTCAGGGCAAAACCCCGCAGAAGCAGCAGAGCACCGAAGTTGGTTTTAACAGCGGCAACCGCAATCTGCGCGAAGGCTACCTCGATTCCACCGGGCAGATTGCCGACAGTGACTGGAACTATCGTTTTATCGGCAAGGCCAGCGCCAGTGACGATCAGCCGGAAACCACCCAATATGAAAGCTATCTGCTGGCCCCGTCAGCGACCTGGCAGCCCTCTGAGCAGACCCGTCTGACCCTTGACGCCATTTATCAGAATCAGCCGAGCCTGACGCCTTCCAACCCATTGCCACTGGCTTATCTGCGCAGTGGTTATGCTTCCAGCCGCGACTATGCCGGTGACAGCTGGAACGGTTTCCAGCAGCGCCAGACCCTGCTGGGCTACAGCTTCGAGCATCAGTTCGACAGCGGCTGGGGCATTGTGCAGAAAGCGCGCTACGCCACCGTCGAGACTTATCAGCGCAGCATCTACTCCACCGGCACCAGCGGCAGCAATACCGAACTGTCGCGCTTTGGCTACACCACCGATGAAGATCTCGACAGCTTCAATATTGATAACCAGCTGAAAAAAACCGTCGGGCTGGGCGACTGGACGCACCATCTGTTAGCCGGATTTGACTACCAGCACCTGAATTCCAACTTTAAATATGATTATGGCACCGCCTATCCGGGAATTGATATGCTCAACCCGGACCATAATCAGTTGACCGATGACAATCTTGGCCTGTATACCGCGACAAAGCAGCGCCTGAGCTTTAATCAGGCGGGTTATTACTTACAGGATCAGCTGGTATTCGGTGGTCTGAACCTGGTCGCCAGCCTGCGCTATGATGATTACCGCTCCACCACCACTAATCAGCTGGATGGCGACAGTAAAAGCTGGGTCGATCAGCATCGGGTGACCAAACGTCTTGGAGCGCTGTATCAGTTCAGCAATGGCATCGCGCCGTATATCAGCTACGCCGAAGGCTTTATGCCGGTTTCGCCACAGGGCACGCTGACCGCCGATCAGGCCAAACCGACCACCAGCGAACAGCTGGAAGGCGGAGTGAAATATCTGCTGGCGAACTACGCCACCACCCTGACGGCATCGGTATTTAAAATCACGCAGAAAAATGTGCTGACCACCGATTACACTTACGACGCCAACAGCCAGCTGAACTACCGTCAGACCGGCGAAGTGGAGTCCAGAGGTTTTGAATTTACCGCCGTCAGCCGTCCGCTGGACAACCTGAACCTGCTGGCAAGTTATGCTTATACCCATGCGATTAATACCGAAGATGACCTCTACCAGGGACAGCGCGCGACCCAGGTGCCGGAAAACGCACTTAAGCTGTGGGCTGACTACACCTTTGATGACGGCATACTGAATGGATTGATGCTGGGCGGCGGTATGCGCTACCAGGGTAAAACCGCCATTACGCCGGACAACTCTGAGCCAGCGATGGGCGGCAATACGCAGTATGACTTAGCCGTGGCTTACGATATGGGCGTGCTTAGCCCGAGTCTGAAAGGATTAAGTCTGAAAGCCGGTGCGCAGAACGTGACCAATAAGTTCACCTATACCTGCTACAGCAGCAGCTACTGCTGGATTGGCCGCGACCGTACCTGGCAGGCGGGCTTGAGTTATCGTTTCTGA
- a CDS encoding ABC transporter permease, protein MWSYLLKRLLSVIPVFIGLSLIVFLIMAMIPGNPAEALLGAWATPENVARINQQLGLDQPLYRQYLIWAGNILHGDFGRSYVLNRPVLDEVMQRLSATLILGGSALLLSTVLGLLAGTLSAVRQFGWGDRLITLLVLLGISLPSFWIGLLMIMLFAVQLQWFPASGMYAIWGGGGWLDLLHHLALPAITLAIVATGVIARLTRTAMLEVLRQDFIRTARAKGLSERKVIYRHAFRMALVSVIPVIGIQAGFVLGGAVYIETVFQWPGLGAMLVKAVSTRDLLLVQGGVLVAAAAYVLINLCADILQALLDPRLKS, encoded by the coding sequence ATGTGGAGTTACCTGCTGAAGAGGCTGTTATCAGTTATCCCGGTGTTTATCGGCCTGTCGCTGATTGTCTTTCTGATTATGGCGATGATCCCGGGCAATCCCGCCGAGGCGCTGCTGGGCGCCTGGGCCACCCCGGAAAATGTCGCGCGGATTAACCAGCAGCTGGGGCTGGATCAGCCGTTGTACCGCCAGTATCTGATCTGGGCGGGCAATATTCTGCACGGTGATTTCGGCCGCTCATATGTGCTGAACCGTCCGGTGCTGGATGAGGTGATGCAGCGTCTGAGCGCCACGCTGATACTGGGTGGCAGCGCCCTGCTGCTGAGCACCGTGCTGGGTCTGCTGGCCGGTACGCTGTCCGCGGTACGCCAGTTTGGCTGGGGCGATCGCCTGATCACCCTGCTGGTACTGCTTGGCATTTCACTGCCCTCCTTCTGGATTGGCCTGCTGATGATTATGCTGTTCGCCGTACAGCTGCAATGGTTCCCGGCCTCCGGTATGTATGCCATCTGGGGCGGCGGCGGCTGGCTGGACCTGCTGCATCACCTGGCGCTACCGGCAATCACGCTGGCGATTGTCGCCACCGGAGTGATTGCCCGCCTGACCCGCACCGCGATGCTGGAAGTGCTGCGGCAGGACTTTATTCGCACCGCACGGGCGAAAGGTCTGTCGGAACGCAAAGTGATTTACCGTCATGCCTTTCGTATGGCGCTGGTATCGGTGATCCCGGTGATCGGTATTCAGGCCGGATTTGTGCTGGGCGGCGCGGTATATATCGAGACGGTATTTCAGTGGCCCGGTCTCGGCGCGATGCTGGTAAAAGCGGTCTCGACCCGCGATCTGTTACTGGTGCAGGGCGGCGTGCTGGTCGCAGCGGCCGCTTATGTGCTGATCAACCTGTGCGCCGATATCCTTCAGGCCCTTCTCGACCCGAGGTTAAAATCATGA